From one uncultured Paludibacter sp. genomic stretch:
- a CDS encoding conserved hypothetical protein (Evidence 4 : Unknown function but conserved in other organisms): MYFKSFWRFYLIFISLIFGSINSYSQKNESEKIKTDSLREVTVIENKKSNEIRSTSPLQILSSKTLSQLNALQVSDAVKYFSGVTVKDYGGIGGLKTVSVRSLGANHTSIAYDGITLSDMQTGQIDIGRFSLENVDMLTLNNGQSDNIFQPARSFSSASSINIKTLKPTFEKDEKTNGNFSFKTGSLGLINPSFYIHQKFNKKLTSLFSGEYLYADGKYPYTLYYGSSAADSSSLEKRKNTDVHNFRLESTLYAQFDEKSDGYFKAYYYSSERGLPGATIYYNTENFSSQRIWDNTFFTQAHFQRSFSSKWEIQANAKYNRGHLRYIDPTTLNSSGETENNYTQQELYGSFSSIYRVLEHLSFSASTDAFINSLDADIVDFSYPTRFTSLTVLAGKYVKNRFLATSSILYTLTNEKVKWGNPAQNQQKISPYASFSVQPFSKIDLRIRAFYKNIFRLPTFNDLYYSRIGNRDLLPESANQFDAGATFLKETSKWIKYFSFTGDVYHNNVKNKIVAYPTKNIFQWTMLNYGKVNINGLDISTETALELNKHINLILGYSHSYQRALNVTNPENRDYNHQIPYTPRVSGSGRASLETAWFSVNYSMLWSGHRYAVNQNYTENRVEGYTDHNISISKNIKTTFGVIGGNFEILNLMNKNYEVVRFFPMPGRTFRANISLKF, from the coding sequence ATGTATTTTAAATCGTTTTGGCGTTTTTATTTGATTTTTATATCGCTGATATTCGGCAGTATAAATAGTTATTCTCAAAAAAATGAATCGGAAAAAATTAAAACCGATTCGTTGAGGGAAGTAACTGTTATTGAAAATAAAAAATCGAATGAAATCCGTTCCACTTCTCCGTTGCAAATTTTATCGAGCAAAACGCTAAGCCAACTTAACGCACTACAAGTTTCGGACGCTGTAAAATATTTTTCAGGTGTAACTGTAAAAGATTATGGAGGAATTGGAGGACTGAAAACAGTTTCTGTCAGGAGCTTGGGGGCAAATCACACTTCTATTGCATACGATGGAATTACGTTGTCGGATATGCAAACTGGTCAAATTGACATAGGACGCTTTTCATTGGAAAATGTAGATATGTTGACATTAAATAACGGACAAAGCGATAATATTTTTCAACCGGCAAGGTCATTTTCATCAGCATCATCCATTAACATCAAAACCCTGAAACCTACATTTGAGAAAGACGAAAAAACAAACGGAAATTTTTCGTTTAAAACAGGTTCGTTAGGTTTGATTAATCCTTCGTTTTATATTCATCAGAAATTCAATAAAAAACTAACATCCTTATTTAGTGGAGAATATCTTTACGCTGATGGAAAATATCCTTACACACTTTATTATGGTTCATCAGCAGCGGACAGTAGCTCTTTGGAAAAAAGAAAAAATACAGATGTGCATAATTTCCGATTGGAAAGCACGCTTTATGCTCAATTCGATGAAAAAAGCGACGGATATTTTAAAGCGTATTATTACAGTTCGGAGCGCGGACTTCCCGGAGCCACTATTTACTACAATACCGAAAACTTTTCTTCACAACGGATTTGGGACAATACTTTTTTCACTCAAGCGCATTTTCAACGAAGTTTTTCTTCTAAATGGGAAATACAAGCCAACGCAAAATACAATCGAGGGCATTTGAGATACATTGATCCGACCACGCTCAACTCCTCGGGAGAAACTGAAAACAACTATACTCAACAAGAATTATACGGGTCATTTTCTTCCATTTACCGCGTATTGGAACATTTATCATTTTCCGCCTCCACCGACGCGTTTATTAATTCACTTGATGCTGATATTGTTGATTTTTCTTACCCCACACGCTTTACATCACTAACGGTTTTAGCAGGGAAATATGTAAAAAATCGTTTTCTCGCCACCTCAAGCATTCTCTATACACTCACAAACGAGAAAGTTAAGTGGGGGAATCCGGCTCAAAATCAACAAAAGATTTCTCCTTACGCAAGTTTTTCCGTCCAGCCTTTTTCAAAAATTGATCTCAGAATAAGAGCATTTTATAAAAACATCTTTCGGTTGCCAACTTTTAACGATTTGTATTATTCCCGCATCGGAAACCGTGACTTATTGCCTGAAAGTGCCAATCAATTTGACGCAGGAGCGACTTTTTTGAAAGAAACTTCCAAATGGATAAAATATTTTTCTTTTACAGGAGATGTTTATCATAATAATGTAAAAAATAAAATAGTGGCTTATCCTACAAAAAATATTTTTCAATGGACAATGCTTAACTATGGTAAAGTAAACATAAACGGTTTAGACATTTCTACCGAAACCGCATTGGAATTAAACAAACACATCAACCTGATTTTAGGATATTCACACAGCTACCAACGCGCTTTGAATGTAACCAATCCGGAAAATCGTGATTACAATCATCAAATTCCTTATACTCCGCGCGTATCAGGTTCAGGAAGAGCGAGTTTGGAAACAGCATGGTTCAGTGTGAATTATTCAATGCTTTGGTCTGGTCATAGATACGCTGTAAACCAGAATTATACCGAAAATCGCGTAGAAGGTTACACCGATCATAATATTTCCATATCGAAAAACATAAAAACGACATTTGGAGTTATTGGAGGAAATTTTGAAATACTGAATTTAATGAACAAGAATTACGAGGTAGTTCGGTTTTTCCCAATGCCGGGAAGAACTTTCAGGGCAAATATTTCTCTAAAATTTTAA
- a CDS encoding conserved hypothetical protein (Evidence 4 : Unknown function but conserved in other organisms), translating into MKIKHIYILILVVLFYSCNDMQDVPRETSSVKNKTTTGLLVLSEGLFNMNNSTLALYDFTNGKLTSDYFSQKNQRGLGDTANDMLLYGNKIYIAVNVSSQIEVIDANTGISLKRIPLFNENNVARQPRYLVSFGKNVYVTTFDGYVSRIDTASLTITDYVKCGKNPEGLCIANNKIYVANSGGLDFPMYDNTVSVIDISTFKEIKKIEVGKNPYKIFADSQEDVYVCTRGNYGSEPYHFIKIDTEIDKVMQEFEGLNVLNFTIFNDIAYLYSFDFNKNEYWIKTFDCLTEKIVNENFIKDKNQLKTPYSIQVNPYDGDVYVTDAIDYMSWGDIVCFDKDGNFKFSLKEIGLNPNKIIFIK; encoded by the coding sequence ATGAAAATCAAACATATATATATATTGATATTAGTGGTTTTATTCTATTCCTGTAATGACATGCAAGATGTGCCAAGAGAAACTTCATCGGTAAAAAATAAAACCACAACAGGTCTTTTGGTACTTTCTGAAGGATTATTTAATATGAATAACAGTACGCTGGCTCTATATGATTTCACTAACGGAAAGCTCACATCAGATTATTTTTCGCAAAAAAATCAACGTGGTTTAGGCGACACTGCAAACGATATGCTTCTGTATGGAAACAAAATTTATATCGCAGTGAATGTTTCGAGCCAGATTGAAGTGATTGACGCAAATACCGGCATATCATTGAAAAGAATTCCGCTTTTTAATGAAAATAACGTTGCCCGCCAACCTCGATATTTGGTTTCTTTCGGCAAAAACGTGTATGTTACAACTTTCGATGGATATGTAAGCCGCATTGATACAGCCTCACTTACAATAACAGATTACGTAAAATGCGGGAAAAATCCCGAAGGACTTTGTATCGCAAATAATAAAATTTATGTGGCTAATTCCGGAGGTTTGGATTTTCCAATGTATGACAATACCGTTTCGGTGATTGATATTTCCACTTTTAAGGAAATAAAAAAAATAGAAGTTGGAAAAAATCCGTATAAAATTTTTGCCGATAGTCAAGAAGATGTTTACGTATGTACAAGGGGTAATTACGGTTCCGAACCATATCATTTTATAAAAATTGACACGGAAATAGACAAAGTAATGCAGGAATTTGAAGGATTAAACGTCTTGAATTTCACTATTTTCAACGATATCGCTTACTTATACAGTTTTGACTTTAATAAAAATGAATATTGGATTAAAACATTTGATTGTCTGACGGAAAAAATTGTAAACGAGAACTTTATCAAAGATAAAAATCAATTGAAAACTCCATATTCAATTCAAGTAAATCCGTACGATGGTGATGTTTATGTTACAGACGCTATTGATTATATGAGTTGGGGAGATATAGTATGCTTTGACAAAGACGGAAATTTCAAATTCAGTTTGAAAGAAATCGGATTAAACCCGAATAAAATAATATTTATTAAATGA
- a CDS encoding conserved exported hypothetical protein (Evidence 4 : Unknown function but conserved in other organisms) yields MKTKFTFLLALVSLCNALSAQNSDKITKVLEYKPAPGQHINRIYPTPDMSTTPENALIFAENRLKGNAGAVGLGAFGGYVIVGFDHSIVNVKGEYDFKALGNAFANGAEPGIVMVCQDLNKNGKPDAEEPWYELAGSEYFKSETIKNYEITYYRPNPDGQKSNIKWTDNHGGEGTVTHISFASQSTMYPLWISENTLVFKGTKLKNTVYNDGVFKLPSFDWGYVDNNPNTDPIEKNGFKIDWAVDADGNAVNLDYIDFIKVYTAQTQEAGILGETSTDFAGIIDLHPDATATSVKNINKKEVELYISNGNLQVKNLDLIKEITILNLNGSILIQGINTQSVNIERIQNGIYIVKIKDGNNEVYTQKIIKK; encoded by the coding sequence ATGAAAACAAAATTTACTTTTTTACTCGCTTTAGTTTCCCTATGCAATGCGCTTTCAGCACAAAATTCAGATAAAATAACAAAAGTTTTAGAGTATAAACCTGCACCCGGGCAGCACATTAATCGCATTTATCCTACTCCGGATATGTCTACAACTCCGGAGAACGCATTGATTTTTGCTGAAAATCGTCTGAAAGGAAATGCGGGAGCGGTTGGCTTGGGCGCTTTTGGAGGATATGTCATTGTTGGTTTTGACCATTCTATTGTAAACGTAAAAGGCGAATACGACTTCAAAGCATTGGGTAACGCGTTTGCCAACGGAGCCGAGCCGGGAATTGTAATGGTTTGTCAGGATTTAAACAAAAATGGTAAACCTGATGCAGAAGAACCCTGGTATGAACTTGCCGGAAGCGAATATTTCAAATCCGAGACAATTAAAAATTATGAAATCACGTATTATCGCCCTAATCCTGACGGACAAAAGTCAAACATAAAATGGACTGATAACCATGGCGGTGAAGGAACTGTAACACATATTTCTTTTGCTTCGCAATCAACAATGTATCCGCTTTGGATTAGTGAAAATACCCTTGTTTTTAAAGGCACAAAATTGAAAAATACCGTGTATAACGATGGAGTTTTTAAACTTCCTTCCTTTGATTGGGGATACGTTGATAATAATCCAAACACAGATCCTATTGAAAAAAACGGTTTTAAAATAGATTGGGCGGTTGACGCAGACGGCAATGCGGTAAATTTAGATTACATTGATTTTATCAAAGTATACACTGCCCAAACACAAGAGGCGGGCATATTAGGTGAAACGTCTACTGATTTTGCGGGAATTATTGATTTACACCCGGACGCTACAGCCACTTCGGTGAAAAACATCAACAAAAAAGAAGTGGAATTATATATTTCAAATGGTAATTTACAGGTAAAAAATTTAGATTTAATTAAAGAAATTACAATATTAAATTTGAATGGAAGTATTCTAATTCAGGGGATAAATACTCAATCCGTCAATATCGAACGGATTCAAAATGGAATTTACATTGTGAAAATTAAAGACGGCAACAATGAAGTTTATACCCAAAAAATTATTAAAAAATAG
- a CDS encoding exported hypothetical protein (Evidence 5 : Unknown function) encodes MNNPNFTLFFICFLLLGSKIKAQENVRIATFENLTLEPESRWWGDNTSSNYQSTFQSGAYIFTNTLVEDYMTWGGFAYSNFTSTAFESSEFLEHQFHSAVGNGVDSSKIYAVVYPFGAKTQVSTSDKPDGDTISGFYITNNAWVKYCSENGTGMSSTDDSTGKEPFKHGDWYKITATGSNGKTADFYLADYRSENPEDFYTLDTWQWFDLRPLGKVKYVRFKADGTRKNSSGSTIPFYFCMDNFGGERKIENSTTQTINITESSIIDLEKIFPAQTGSETATYQITDMPNADIITAIINNSTLTLNGFKDGNTFIVISKTVKGKTVFSKIPLVVNSTTNVKINQIPEIKITPNPATSYISLNSDGILNIYSPSGMKIYENANYINGTQINVSNWDKGVYFIKTKRQTVKFIKQ; translated from the coding sequence ATGAATAATCCCAATTTCACTTTGTTTTTTATTTGTTTTTTACTCTTGGGAAGCAAAATAAAAGCGCAAGAAAATGTTCGAATTGCTACTTTTGAAAACCTGACACTTGAACCCGAAAGCCGTTGGTGGGGTGATAATACAAGCAGTAATTATCAGTCCACGTTTCAAAGTGGGGCTTATATTTTCACAAATACACTTGTTGAAGATTATATGACTTGGGGCGGATTTGCTTATTCCAATTTTACGTCAACCGCATTCGAATCTTCAGAATTTTTAGAACATCAATTCCATTCAGCGGTAGGAAACGGAGTAGATAGCTCTAAAATTTATGCTGTAGTTTATCCTTTTGGAGCAAAAACACAGGTTTCAACTTCTGATAAGCCCGATGGCGATACTATTTCCGGATTCTATATTACTAACAACGCTTGGGTAAAATATTGTTCCGAAAACGGCACAGGAATGAGTTCTACGGATGATTCCACAGGAAAAGAGCCATTTAAACACGGAGATTGGTACAAAATAACGGCTACGGGCAGCAATGGAAAAACCGCTGACTTTTATTTAGCCGATTATCGTTCAGAAAATCCGGAAGATTTTTACACATTAGATACGTGGCAATGGTTTGACTTAAGACCGCTTGGAAAAGTAAAGTACGTACGCTTTAAAGCCGACGGAACGCGCAAAAACAGTTCCGGTTCTACCATTCCATTTTATTTTTGTATGGACAACTTTGGAGGCGAAAGAAAGATAGAAAATTCTACTACGCAAACCATTAACATAACTGAAAGTTCTATTATAGATTTGGAAAAGATATTCCCCGCACAAACAGGAAGCGAAACTGCCACATATCAAATTACAGATATGCCAAACGCTGATATAATAACCGCTATTATTAACAATTCCACATTAACTTTAAATGGATTTAAAGACGGCAACACTTTTATTGTAATTTCAAAAACAGTAAAAGGAAAAACAGTTTTTTCAAAGATACCTCTTGTTGTAAATTCTACTACTAACGTCAAAATAAATCAAATTCCGGAGATAAAAATAACTCCAAACCCTGCTACGAGCTATATAAGTTTGAATTCAGACGGCATTTTAAATATTTATTCACCTAGCGGAATGAAAATATATGAAAATGCAAATTACATAAATGGAACTCAAATCAACGTATCCAATTGGGATAAAGGAGTTTATTTTATCAAAACAAAAAGACAAACAGTCAAATTTATCAAACAATAA
- a CDS encoding conserved hypothetical protein (Evidence 4 : Unknown function but conserved in other organisms), producing MKKNLFYFALFISFVFVSCEKEDITTTLNLESKLAQSETEWTGDTSGTLNATTGEYFNQFTDGFFIFDNYYNPAWESWSGFAYTNKSDVTTTGYKNNSAITGKAATGKVYVTANINIYSPAKISFNYGNSFIIKGMYVTNSTYAYLSMKNGDSFAKKFTDGDWFKLEIIGTSETGQQTTPIEVYLADFRDGKTEMLNTWKWIDTQKLGKIKSISFSLSSSDNGQYGMNTPSYFCLDGIQAIEGAK from the coding sequence ATGAAAAAGAATTTATTTTATTTCGCTTTATTTATTTCATTCGTATTCGTGTCTTGTGAAAAAGAAGATATCACAACAACTTTAAATCTTGAATCGAAACTTGCCCAATCCGAAACAGAATGGACAGGCGATACATCAGGAACTTTAAATGCAACTACAGGAGAATATTTCAATCAATTTACGGATGGTTTTTTTATTTTCGACAATTACTATAATCCTGCGTGGGAATCGTGGAGTGGATTTGCATATACCAACAAAAGCGATGTCACAACTACCGGTTATAAGAATAATAGCGCTATTACAGGCAAAGCTGCGACAGGAAAGGTGTATGTTACAGCTAATATTAATATTTACTCTCCGGCTAAAATATCTTTTAACTATGGTAATAGTTTTATTATTAAAGGAATGTATGTAACAAACAGCACTTACGCTTATCTTTCAATGAAAAATGGCGATAGTTTTGCAAAAAAATTCACCGATGGCGATTGGTTTAAGCTGGAAATTATAGGAACGAGTGAAACAGGACAACAAACCACACCTATTGAAGTGTATCTGGCTGATTTTCGGGACGGAAAAACGGAGATGCTTAATACTTGGAAATGGATTGACACACAAAAATTGGGAAAAATAAAAAGTATCTCCTTCAGTCTTTCATCCTCAGACAATGGTCAATACGGAATGAATACACCCTCGTACTTCTGCTTGGACGGTATTCAAGCCATTGAAGGCGCAAAATAA
- a CDS encoding hypothetical protein (Evidence 5 : Unknown function), producing MNLEIISIHYKTPQYIYEQYDSVRKLYPDTPYRIIDGSDNGEKYFLDLEKKDSNFKVERLGYNIHHGPGMDYAIKNSKHQFLLILDSDVVLKKDIISPMYEKFTGYAVGRKRMVNALGMQNWEISWIGKYLPKSFKYIYIQPVCMLLSRDAYLKFKPFLKHGSPCIDAMIDIHKKKQTHLLAEFAIEDYADVKYQGTCKIWGMNISKWSYLIPRI from the coding sequence ATGAATTTAGAAATAATCTCAATACATTACAAAACACCTCAATACATTTATGAACAATACGATAGCGTTCGTAAATTATATCCTGATACGCCTTATCGAATTATAGATGGTAGTGATAATGGTGAAAAATACTTCTTGGATTTAGAAAAAAAAGATTCAAACTTCAAAGTAGAAAGATTGGGTTATAATATCCATCACGGACCAGGAATGGACTATGCTATAAAGAATTCCAAACATCAATTTCTGCTTATTCTTGATAGTGATGTTGTGCTTAAAAAAGATATAATTTCTCCAATGTACGAGAAATTTACTGGTTATGCTGTTGGTAGAAAAAGAATGGTAAATGCTTTAGGTATGCAAAACTGGGAAATTTCTTGGATAGGTAAATATCTCCCAAAATCGTTTAAATATATTTATATCCAACCGGTTTGTATGTTGCTTAGTAGAGATGCTTATTTAAAATTTAAGCCGTTTCTTAAACACGGTTCTCCTTGTATTGATGCGATGATAGATATACATAAGAAGAAACAGACTCATCTGTTAGCGGAATTTGCTATTGAAGATTATGCCGATGTAAAGTATCAAGGTACTTGTAAAATCTGGGGAATGAACATATCCAAGTGGTCTTATCTTATACCAAGAATTTAA
- a CDS encoding putative immunoreactive 84 kDa antigen PG93 (Evidence 3 : Putative function from multiple computational evidences): MNKKIIFFISFLFLSVYFIEAQIAMGEWRTHFAYNNVNQLAQSENKIFAVSDGALFSIDKRDGNMEFYSKISGLNGTSISKIKYDDTSKKLLIIYTNGNIDFMSENGVENLPDFYNKQMSADKSVNHILFSANKAFLSCNFGIVTLNMSKQEIQDTYYIGANATEIKVLNTTVFNNQIYATSATDIYVASLSDPYLISYEHWTKLTGLPGSGNFQSLVAFGDYLILMRNGKLYKKGTDNIWSNLDVSGTYTNIIPSGNYLQAYTATNTYLYDKQLVKNTVSGLTLSYDGSYDANSGLFWFAVGAQGVVQYNVSVGTLSASIKPDGPAVNSPYEMLFTGQKLFVVPGSKWVGPSGKDGSVMILENNKWSNILNSSIQNALKIKVQDFTSIAVDPDDDKHFFVTSASSGVYEFKDDVFLKYYDKTNSTIEGALGIADYLYQWVDNAIFDRNKNLWITNDLVSNSIKVRLSNGNWTQLHYDGVSNKQSLGKILISAQNPNQKWVLSRRHLAGICIFDDGGTIEDQEDDKMVFYSSFIDTDKGGYITPNFFYCLVQDNNNVIWVGTDQGPLLFNNPAKAFDANFTCSRVKIPRNDGTNLADYLLESERIKAIAIDGANRKWIGTETSGVYLMSENGQQTLKHFTAENSPLLSNSILSIAINPVTGEVFFGTANGLVSYQSDAAEGTGTFENVHAYPNPVRENFTGVITITGLVDKTNVKITDLAGNLVCQTVSNGSIATWDGKNKYGKKVSTGVYLVICISPDGQESTTTKILIIN; encoded by the coding sequence ATGAATAAAAAAATAATTTTTTTTATCTCTTTCCTGTTCTTGTCTGTATATTTTATCGAAGCTCAGATAGCTATGGGAGAGTGGAGGACACATTTTGCGTATAATAATGTAAATCAACTGGCACAATCAGAGAATAAAATATTCGCTGTAAGCGATGGCGCTCTTTTTTCTATAGATAAAAGAGACGGGAATATGGAATTTTACAGCAAAATAAGCGGATTGAACGGAACATCTATTTCTAAGATAAAATACGATGATACGAGCAAAAAACTTCTGATTATTTATACCAATGGGAATATCGATTTTATGTCGGAAAACGGAGTTGAAAACCTTCCTGATTTCTATAACAAACAAATGAGTGCAGATAAAAGTGTAAATCACATACTTTTTAGCGCTAATAAAGCATTTTTATCTTGTAATTTTGGAATTGTAACTTTAAATATGTCAAAACAAGAAATTCAGGATACTTATTACATTGGCGCCAATGCAACTGAAATAAAAGTGCTGAATACTACTGTTTTCAACAATCAAATTTACGCAACGTCTGCTACAGATATTTACGTTGCTTCGCTTTCTGACCCGTATTTAATAAGCTATGAACATTGGACAAAACTTACAGGGCTTCCCGGAAGTGGAAACTTTCAGTCGTTAGTTGCTTTTGGAGATTATTTGATTTTAATGCGCAACGGAAAACTGTACAAAAAAGGTACTGACAATATTTGGTCAAATTTGGATGTAAGCGGTACCTATACTAATATAATTCCTTCTGGAAACTATTTACAAGCTTATACCGCAACAAATACATATCTATACGATAAGCAATTGGTTAAAAATACAGTTTCCGGTTTAACTTTATCTTATGATGGGAGTTATGATGCAAATTCAGGGCTATTTTGGTTTGCGGTGGGAGCACAAGGTGTAGTACAATATAACGTAAGCGTTGGAACACTTTCCGCCTCAATTAAACCTGATGGACCCGCTGTAAATAGTCCCTACGAAATGCTTTTTACTGGACAAAAGCTATTTGTTGTTCCGGGATCTAAATGGGTTGGCCCCAGTGGAAAAGATGGCTCTGTTATGATACTTGAGAATAATAAATGGAGTAATATATTAAATTCTTCTATACAAAATGCATTAAAAATTAAAGTACAGGATTTTACCTCTATCGCTGTTGACCCTGATGATGACAAACATTTTTTTGTTACAAGTGCTAGCTCAGGAGTTTATGAATTTAAAGATGATGTTTTTTTAAAATACTATGATAAAACGAATAGCACTATAGAAGGAGCTTTAGGCATTGCGGATTATCTTTATCAATGGGTGGATAATGCAATTTTTGATAGAAATAAAAATTTATGGATAACAAATGATTTAGTTTCAAATAGCATTAAAGTGAGGTTATCTAATGGAAATTGGACACAATTGCATTATGACGGGGTAAGTAATAAACAATCATTAGGTAAAATTCTTATTTCTGCTCAAAATCCTAATCAAAAATGGGTTCTTTCCAGAAGACATTTAGCGGGTATATGTATATTTGATGATGGAGGTACAATTGAAGATCAAGAGGACGATAAAATGGTTTTCTATTCATCATTCATAGATACAGATAAGGGGGGGTATATCACTCCAAATTTCTTTTACTGTTTAGTTCAAGATAATAATAATGTGATATGGGTTGGAACGGATCAAGGACCTTTGTTATTTAACAATCCAGCTAAAGCATTTGATGCTAATTTTACTTGCTCAAGAGTGAAAATACCAAGAAATGACGGAACAAATTTAGCTGACTACTTACTTGAAAGTGAAAGAATAAAAGCTATTGCTATTGATGGTGCAAATCGTAAATGGATAGGAACAGAGACGAGCGGCGTATATTTGATGTCTGAAAATGGTCAACAAACTCTTAAACATTTTACAGCAGAAAACAGCCCATTGCTTTCAAATAGTATTCTTTCTATTGCTATTAATCCAGTTACAGGAGAAGTTTTCTTTGGCACGGCAAACGGATTGGTTTCTTACCAAAGTGATGCCGCAGAAGGAACAGGAACGTTCGAGAATGTACACGCATATCCTAATCCGGTAAGGGAAAACTTTACAGGAGTAATTACCATTACAGGTTTAGTGGATAAAACGAATGTAAAAATTACCGATTTAGCAGGTAATTTGGTTTGTCAAACAGTCTCGAATGGAAGTATTGCAACTTGGGATGGTAAAAATAAATATGGGAAAAAAGTAAGTACGGGAGTTTATTTGGTAATTTGCATTTCACCTGATGGACAGGAAAGTACAACTACTAAAATTCTCATAATAAATTAA
- a CDS encoding Non-canonical purine NTP pyrophosphatase, with protein MTKKIVFATNNRHKLEEVKNILGKKIEIISLQDIGCEEEIPETADTLEGNAELKAQYISQKYNIDCFADDTGLEIAALNGKPGVFSARYAGEPSNSANNVRKVLYEMQGKENREAQFRTVICLVENGKSHFFEGKITGKIAQKPTGGNGFGYDPVFIPDGYNKSFAELTTEDKNRISHRALAVKELAVHFDNNNR; from the coding sequence ATGACAAAAAAAATAGTATTTGCTACTAACAATCGGCATAAACTGGAGGAAGTAAAAAATATTCTCGGTAAAAAAATAGAAATTATTAGTTTGCAGGATATTGGGTGTGAGGAAGAAATTCCGGAAACAGCGGACACATTGGAAGGAAATGCCGAACTTAAAGCGCAGTACATTTCTCAAAAATATAATATAGATTGTTTTGCAGACGACACCGGATTAGAGATAGCAGCATTAAATGGAAAACCCGGTGTTTTTTCGGCACGTTACGCAGGAGAACCCTCCAATTCTGCAAATAATGTGAGAAAAGTTCTGTACGAAATGCAGGGAAAAGAAAATCGTGAAGCACAATTTCGGACAGTGATTTGTTTAGTAGAAAACGGAAAATCTCATTTTTTTGAAGGAAAAATCACCGGAAAAATTGCGCAAAAGCCAACAGGGGGAAATGGATTTGGATACGATCCTGTTTTTATTCCGGATGGATATAATAAAAGTTTCGCAGAACTTACAACTGAAGACAAAAACAGAATAAGTCACAGGGCGTTAGCAGTCAAAGAATTAGCTGTGCATTTTGACAACAATAATAGATAA